One part of the Vicia villosa cultivar HV-30 ecotype Madison, WI unplaced genomic scaffold, Vvil1.0 ctg.000189F_1_1, whole genome shotgun sequence genome encodes these proteins:
- the LOC131625124 gene encoding thaumatin-like protein 1: protein MEVGILFMLLLSTLFLSGANSATFTITNNCPYTIWPATLTGGGTSQSVSTGFELASKASTTLNISPPWSGRFWARSQCSTDASGKFVCATGDCASGQVPCNNAGGTPPVSLVEFTLASNNGQDFYDVSLVDGFNLPVSVTPQGGSGDCKASSCPNNVNNVCPPDFSVKGSDGSVIACKSACLALNKPEYCCSGDFATPDKCPPNTYSKIFKDQCPQAYSYAYDDKTSTFTCSGGANYAITFCP from the exons ATGGAGGTTGGTATACTCTTTATGCTCCTCTTATCAACCCTTTTCCTCTCAG GTGCTAACTCAGCAACATTCACAATCACAAACAATTGTCCATACACCATATGGCCAGCCACACTCACCGGAGGTGGAACCTCACAATCGGTCTCAACCGGTTTCGAGCTAGCCTCCAAAGCTTCAACCACTCTCAACATCTCACCCCCATGGTCAGGAAGATTCTGGGCCAGATCTCAATGCTCAACCGACGCATCAGGCAAATTCGTCTGCGCTACCGGTGATTGTGCATCCGGTCAAGTACCATGCAATAATGCTGGTGGAACTCCTCCCGTTTCACTAGTTGAATTCACTCTTGCATCAAACAACGGACAAGATTTCTATGATGTTAGCCTAGTCGATGGCTTCAACCTACCGGTATCGGTAACGCCACAAGGTGGTTCGGGGGATTGCAAAGCAAGTAGTTGCCCTAATAATGTGAACAATGTTTGTCCTCCGGATTTTTCGGTTAAGGGTTCAGATGGAAGTGTGATTGCTTGCAAGAGTGCTTGTTTGGCTTTGAACAAACCTGAGTATTGCTGTAGTGGAGATTTTGCTACACCTGATAAGTGTCCACCAAATActtattcaaagatttttaaggATCAATGTCCTCAGGCTTATAGCTATGCTTATGATGATAAAACTAGTACTTTTACATGCTCTGGTGGAGCAAACTATGCTATCACATTTTGCCCTTGA